Genomic window (Methyloprofundus sp.):
ATCTTGGCCGAAGCCTTTACCAATATGCATAGTTTTTTGGTGATCGTGCCTAATCATGCTGGCGATGATGTGATGATGTTTGAAGAAAAAGGCAAAGGTCGAGGTGAGTTCTTTTTACGCCAAATCCTTGGCTCGGTTAATTACCCGACTGGCTCTGATTTTAATGACTTTTTTTATGGCTGGTTAAATTACCAAGTAGAACATCATTTATGGCCAGACTTACCTTTAAGCCAGTACCAATATGTTCAACCTAAAGTAGTAGAAATTTGTAAAAAACATGGTATACCTTATCGTCAAGATTCGGTATTTAAACGCTTATTGAAAGCGGTAGATATTATGGTGGGACGTACTTCGATGCTGAAGCCAGATCTGGCAACAACTGGATAAAATAAATTAAAAATACAGCACTGTCAGCCCCAAAGGGCTAACAGTGCTATTGGTATTATTAAATTTTAATACCTAAGAACTACCAACCACGCTTAACCATTTTGCATTCAACCGTTACATCCTGCATAAAACAACGGTATTTTTCTTTACCTTCGTAATCACCTTCGCAAGCCTCACAAACCAGTGTTCCGTTATCTACAACTTTAGATTTTCCCCAACCATAGCCTTTAGCATTACAAAGTTCAGTTGTATATTTACCAAAGCGATAACCACCAGGTTTTGAACTTTTCTCAGCCTTCGCTTTATCTTTACAGCCTGCACTTGGCTTTAAATCTCCTGTCACATTCTCCGTTTCCCACTCATCAACACTGATAGCTGATGCTTGATTAGAAAAAGCAAACAACAGTGCCAATATAAAAAATAGATTAAGTTTCATAATTACCCCTTCTGATTATTATCATTATTCTTTATGAGCTTTATACTTTAACATTGTCACCACAAAAATGAAATATGCAAAACAACTAATATTGCTTTTCACGTCCCTTAGCATGTTATAATTTTATTGTTTACCAACCCATCATCTCAAGACTGGAGAATGAAATATGAAAAAAATAATAACACTCTTAGCTCTAGCGACCATGCTATTTACATCAACTGCTAATGCAAAAAAATACATTGAGTTAGAAGATAATTCACAAATCTTAGGAAAGTGGAAACTTTATGCAGAAACAGCCGCATTACACAAAACTAAAAAGATGGTGCAAAATGAATGGATTTTCCGTGACAATGGCATTCTGACATCAGTTGCATTCGACCCTAGGTTAGATGGCAAAAAGTCAATAAATGTCACCTATAAAGTTGAAGATGGCGTGATCAAAAAACAAGTTCAACCAGGTAGAGATAAAGTTGAAAACTGTAAGGTTGTCAAATTAGAAGGCGACGATATGATCTTGCATTGCAGATTTCTTTATTATTTGCTAAGAAGATAAAAACAAGCTTATTGAGCACAGGATGGGGTGAATATAGCTACTCGTGAGGGTCGCGCAGTGACCCCATCCAACTCACTAAAGTAAAAGCAAACTACGCGACCATAGCCTGCTCATATTCATCCAAATTCATACTACCCTTCGTTCCTGCTACAGTATTCCCGCTTACACCCCCCTGTAAAATAAAGCCAATATTATTAGCACTCAACTCAGTATCATCCCCAAGCACTTCATCAACCACATTCCGAGTAGCTAGCTGTTTTTTCGGAAAGTAACTGCTTAAATTAATCACTTGCATAATCTCTTCTCGTTTAATATTAAAAGTACAATAAAATTATGCACTACAAATATGAAAGCAATATGACAATGCTATTTTTAAATAATTTCTGCAATAGCTTGGGCTAGTAATTTATCTAAATAAATACAAGCGGTAGCATGGCTCACGCTATCGGTACTCCATATTTTCTGCACCCCAGCCTGCATAATATGTGCCTCCGCATCACCACAAAATAACGGGTGAGTAATGGCAGCATAAACCTGCGTAGCCCCTGCCGCTAATAGCAAGCCAGTCGCTTTAGCTAAAGTTCTCCCTGTACTGGCCATATCATCAATAATAACCACCGGCTTACCCTGAAAATCAAAATCAGGTAATGCCATCGTGACATGCTTATCACCTAAGCGTACCTTTTCTGCCACCGAAAACTCAAAGCCAATTTTCTCAGCGATGGCTTGCACCCATTGCTCAGATTCTGCATCTGGCCCTAGTAAAACGGCATGTTTAAGCTGAGTTTGCAAAAAACGACCTATCTCATCAGTCGCACTCAAACTAATCGCATTGCTTATAGGAATAGCTTGATCTAATGTAGAAATCCGGTGTAAATGCGGGTCAACCGTCATCACATCATCAAATAAATCAGCCAACATTTGGCCAATAATTTGTTGGCTGACTGCTTCACCAGGTTGATTGGCAATATCTTGACGCATATAACATAAGTAAGGTGCTACCAAAGTAACACGCTTAGCACCTAATTCACGCGCTGTTTTTGCACAAAGCATCAGTTCAATCAGCTTATCATTCGGCTGGTTAAGGCTGCGACAGATAACAACATGCTCAGGTAATGCTGTAGGTAAGCGTAGCAAACTTTCACCATCAGGAAATTGGTGCTGACAAACCTCTTCTAATTGCACATTAAGTGCCGTAGCAAGCCGCTGGGCTTGGGCTAGGTATTCAGAAAACGCAAGGATCAACATATAACAAACTCTCCAGTGAATTAAGATTTATTGTAGGAGGGGTTCCTTTGGCCGCGAATATAACAGGTCGCGGCCAAAGACCCCTCCCACCTGCCTAGAAGGCAATCAACGGCTTCAATATCTGCTCATCAGCACCGATAGTGTAACCACTATTTTGTATTGCCAAATTTTTAGAAAAATTAAAATCCGCAGGAAATTCGGCATGAATTTGAAATAAAGCTTCGCCCTTAGTCACCTTATCACCTAACTTTTTAAACAAATCAACGCCTGCTTTTTTCTCCATGGGTGCACCCGCTATCCGAGCAATCTTAGCCATTTGAAAATTATCTATATGCGTTACCGTACCATCACACTCAGCACAAACCTGATAACATAATTTCCCTGGCTGTAAATCAATATCTTTTGCTCCTTGCGCCTTAATAATACTATTCATCTTGGCACACGCTCTACCCGACTCTAGAATATCCCGAGCAATAGCATAGCCTTGCCCACCACGCACATCAGGGTCAAACTCTAAAATTCTGCCTGCTAATTGTAAGGATTTTTGACGTAAATCAGCAGGTGCATCAGAATCATTATTTAATACCTTCATAATGTCACGCGCTTCCAGCACAGGCCCAATCCCCATGCCGATTGGTTGCCGGCCATCGGTAATCATCACTTCCAAATGAATATTAAGTCGGTCTCCCACAAATTCAAATAATTTACGTAACGCCAATGCTTGCCGCATATGCCGCACTTTTGCAGTGGGACCTACTGGAATATCGATAATTAAATGCGTAGAACCAGCCGCCAGTTTTTTCGATAAAATTGAAGCGACCATTTGCCCTTGTGAGTCGATCCCTAAAGGCCGTTCCACTGAAATCAACATATCATCAACGGGGGCCAATTTAGCCGTCCCACCCCAGACCAAACAACCGCGCTCTTCGCGAATAATCTCTAACAACTGCTCTGGCATCAAATCAACATTGGATAAAACTTCCATGGTATCAGCGGTACCTGCTGGTGAGGTTATCGCTCGACTTGAAGTTTTAGGAATCAACATACCATGCGCAGCCACGATAGGTACTACCAACATAGAGGTACGATTACCTGGAATACCGCCAATACAATGCTTATCTGCAACCAAAGGCTCATGCCAGTTTATACACTCACCTGACTTCAACATTGATCGTGTCAAATAGAGCAACTCATCACGATCCAAGTTATTTTGCCCAGTCGCCACCAAAAAAGCAGCCATTTCCATCTTAGAATATCGCGTTTCCACAATATCATGACTGAT
Coding sequences:
- a CDS encoding ribose-phosphate pyrophosphokinase; this translates as MLILAFSEYLAQAQRLATALNVQLEEVCQHQFPDGESLLRLPTALPEHVVICRSLNQPNDKLIELMLCAKTARELGAKRVTLVAPYLCYMRQDIANQPGEAVSQQIIGQMLADLFDDVMTVDPHLHRISTLDQAIPISNAISLSATDEIGRFLQTQLKHAVLLGPDAESEQWVQAIAEKIGFEFSVAEKVRLGDKHVTMALPDFDFQGKPVVIIDDMASTGRTLAKATGLLLAAGATQVYAAITHPLFCGDAEAHIMQAGVQKIWSTDSVSHATACIYLDKLLAQAIAEII
- a CDS encoding thymidine phosphorylase, which translates into the protein MSTDTLKIRRVEIDTYHENVAYLNRECSVYSAEGFQALSKIQVSVNGTKLLAVLNVVDDNSIVQSGELGLSQQAFKYLNVDEGTLVTVNHAEPPKSMDAVRRKINGERLSQLDFDEISHDIVETRYSKMEMAAFLVATGQNNLDRDELLYLTRSMLKSGECINWHEPLVADKHCIGGIPGNRTSMLVVPIVAAHGMLIPKTSSRAITSPAGTADTMEVLSNVDLMPEQLLEIIREERGCLVWGGTAKLAPVDDMLISVERPLGIDSQGQMVASILSKKLAAGSTHLIIDIPVGPTAKVRHMRQALALRKLFEFVGDRLNIHLEVMITDGRQPIGMGIGPVLEARDIMKVLNNDSDAPADLRQKSLQLAGRILEFDPDVRGGQGYAIARDILESGRACAKMNSIIKAQGAKDIDLQPGKLCYQVCAECDGTVTHIDNFQMAKIARIAGAPMEKKAGVDLFKKLGDKVTKGEALFQIHAEFPADFNFSKNLAIQNSGYTIGADEQILKPLIAF